A stretch of the Conger conger chromosome 3, fConCon1.1, whole genome shotgun sequence genome encodes the following:
- the LOC133124774 gene encoding chromosome alignment-maintaining phosphoprotein 1-like, translating into MDVKWMSVNPVTTGGPFQCTFCRYQCKSNATFQIHIGTNHPFHCEDMDMGRLGKIIFYQKGAELFHCQECYFTGKTYARVYDHVLVCHSFSGKDKSGGNGDPKDYLSDSNDSKDVPDNNEESRRERGDGQAKPKEEANIQIPAKFVPLNCVKKEEEGLYDEDSRQSGSPSQPPKRKKDVASDEEAHLDSEDFPDYSGKRERETDEAREEKQAEDALLSKYVRRIGGRYYCNICNWRGKMKGFMFHHVSKKHDIPRPHACKECNKSFLLESMLLSHTNLFHKQGIYQCPYCSFKTNFLRGVRRHLNNCNKQGEGSYDSDEQD; encoded by the coding sequence ATGGATGTCAAGTGGATGTCTGTAAACCCTGTCACCACAGGGGGCCCCTTCCAGTGTAccttctgcaggtaccagtgcaAAAGCAACGCCACATTTCAAATCCACATTGGCACCAATCACCCCTTTCACTGTGAGGATATGGACATGGGTCGTCTGGGAAAGATCATCTTCTACCAAAAAGGCGCCGAGCTCTTCCACTGCCAGGAATGCTACTTCACAGGGAAGACATATGCCCGAGTTTACGACCACGTCCTTGTCTGCCACTCCTTCTCGGGGAAGGACAAGAGCGGTGGCAACGGAGACCCTAAAGACTACCTCAGCGACAGCAATGACAGCAAAGACGTCCCCGACAACAACGAAGAGTCAAGGCGAGAAAGGGGAGACGGTCAGGCTAAGCCTAAAGAGGAAGCCAACATCCAGATTCCCGCCAAGTTTGTGCCCCTCAACTGTGtcaagaaggaggaggaggggctcTACGACGAAGACTCACGCCAGTCCGGCTCTCCCAGCCAGCCTCCGAAAAGGAAGAAGGACGTAGCCAGCGATGAGGAGGCGCACCTGGACAGCGAGGACTTCCCCGACTACTCGGGCAAACGGGAGCGGGAAACGGACGAGGCGCGAGAGGAGAAGCAGGCGGAGGATGCGCTGCTGTCCAAATACGTCCGCCGCATCGGGGGGCGCTACTACTGCAACATCTGCAACTGGCGCGGCAAGATGAAGGGCTTCATGTTCCACCACGTCAGCAAGAAGCACGACATCCCCAGGCCGCACGCCTGCAAAGAGTGCAACAAGTCCTTCCTCCTGGAGAGCATGCTCCTCAGCCACACCAACCTGTTCCACAAGCAGGGGATCTACCAGTGTCCCTACTGCTCCTTCAAGACCAACTTCCTCCGGGGGGTCCGGCGGCACCTGAACAACTGCAACAAGCAGGGAGAGGGGTCATATGACAGCGATGAGCAGGACTGA